One Xiphophorus maculatus strain JP 163 A chromosome 10, X_maculatus-5.0-male, whole genome shotgun sequence genomic region harbors:
- the LOC102225902 gene encoding noggin-3 — MDPSRWLLLFLSLALWIQDGMCQHLNHFIRPIPSDSLPVEVLKEEPDPQLDPKEKDLNGTELRSLLGSHFNPDFMSVSPPEDLYEDDPDQSPKLTGPMPKEIRTLELEVLFGKKQKANRKLRRMLWAYTLCPVVYAWTELGWRFWPRYLKVGSCYSKRSCSVPEGMTCKPAKATHLTFLRWHCPQKKVPQRCAWIHIQYPVISECKCSCPN, encoded by the coding sequence ATGGATCCCTCCCGCTGGCTCctgctttttctctctctggcGCTCTGGATCCAGGACGGGATGTGCCAACACCTGAACCACTTCATCCGCCCCATCCCCAGCGACTCTCTGCCCGTGGAGGTCCTGAAGGAGGAACCGGACCCGCAGCTGGACCCGAAGGAGAAGGACCTGAACGGGACGGAGCTGCGGAGCCTCCTGGGGAGCCACTTCAACCCGGACTTCATGTCCGTGTCCCCGCCGGAGGACCTCTACGAGGACGACCCGGATCAGAGCCCGAAGCTCACCGGACCGATGCCGAAAGAGATCCGAACCCTGGAGCTGGAGGTGCTGTTCGGCAAGAAGCAGAAGGCGAACCGGAAGCTGCGCAGGATGCTCTGGGCCTACACACTGTGTCCGGTGGTTTACGCGTGGACCGAACTGGGCTGGCGGTTCTGGCCGCGCTACCTGAAGGTGGGCAGCTGCTACAGCAAGCGGTCCTGCTCGGTTCCGGAGGGGATGACGTGCAAACCGGCCAAAGCGACTCATTTGACTTTCCTGAGGTGGCACTGCCCGCAGAAAAAGGTTCCGCAGAGGTGCGCCTGGATCCACATCCAGTACCCGGTCATATCCGAGTGCAAATGCTCCTGTCCGAACTGA